One window of the Xiphophorus couchianus chromosome 12, X_couchianus-1.0, whole genome shotgun sequence genome contains the following:
- the pnpla7b gene encoding patatin-like phospholipase domain-containing protein 7 isoform X1: MDSQDEEESCVYPNLGPLTSEIRAKMEQFVEERTEASLWIFVLVGAVITVSALGVVVLFLYRRYKKSKEEAGVPHYRFRKRDKVMFYGRKIMRKVQTLSTTPANNSNSASRQRVRKRTKVLSIARKILRIRREPPTLQPKEPPPCLLEADLTEFDVQNSHLPSEVLYMLKNVRVLGHFEKPLFLELCRHMVLIQLHQGEGLFRPGDIDDSIYVVQDGRLELCIHESDGTDAVVKDVLPGDSVHSLLSILDIITGYPAPYKTVSARAAVPSTVLRLPAVAFQSVFEKYPETLVRVIQIIMVRLQRVTFLALHNYLGLTTELFNPESQAISLVSVANVLGETHQHKGFRRQPSHSEDTGSEKADAEKFSGWDMATAKYKKSHSMLDSDDGPPEVTRVFDQTHSAKEEVVNQGSVKSILKKSVTVQHSPSAVYHYGEPGGGAVHHSKVNVIFQAAKKDLLQVIQLQDPSLLEGRVTLRQVKAGCEVAHQGDQDVSVAFVISGLLHVYQRMIDREEECLLFVTHPGEMVGHLAVLTGEPLIFTVRAHRDCTFLSVSKAHFYEIMREEPRVVLNVAHTVVKRMSSFVRQIDFALDWMAVEAGRAVYRQGDKSDSTFIVLSGRLRSVIAKDNGKKELAGEYGRGDLIGVVEALTHLNRATTVHAVRDSELAKLPEGALNSIKRRYPQVVTRLIHVLGQKILGNMQQVNGPLTGRGLGLHTPTSKWDAGNPASNLSTVAILPVSDDVPLTTFTLELQHALSGIGPTLLLTSDIIKQRLGSAALDSVHEYRLSSWLGQQEDIHRIVLYQSDSSLTPWTQRCIRQADCIIIVGLGEQEPTVGELERMLESSAVRAQKQLVLLHREDGPPPSGTAEWLNMRSWISRHHHLSCPRRVFSKRSLPKLRELYERVFEKCPDRHSDFSRLARILTGNSIALVLGGGGARGCSQIGVLRALIEAGIPVDVVGGTSIGSFMGALYAEEKSSSRMRVRAREWAMGMTSYFKKILDLTYPVTSMFSGASFNYSVSSIFKDKQIEDLWLPYFTITTDITASSMRVHTDGSLWRYVRASMSLSGYLPPLCDPKDGHLLMDGGYINNLPADVARSMGAKVVIAIDVGSQNETSLTNYGDSLSGWWLLWKRLNPLAEKVKVLNMAEIQTRLAYVCCVRQLEVVKDSDYCEYIRPPIDRYGTLDFGKFDEIAEVGYQHGKTLFDVWHRSGVVDSMLRDRHQEEFHKTKTGHVVTCPNASFTDLAEIVSRIEPVKNALIDEEPSDEYQTDYDEEAVESALSDFEAFTPGSEHTEGEETDEEVPVQVRHRLQNASQNAHL; the protein is encoded by the exons ATGGACAGCCAGGATGAGGAGGAAAGCTGTGTCTACCCG AACCTGGGTCCACTCACCAGTGAGATCAGAGCCAAGATGGAGCAGTTTGTGGAGGAACGGACTGAAGCCAGTTTG tggATTTTTGTTCTGGTTGGAGCTGTGATCACTGTCTCTGCTCTGGGAGTTGTTGTGCTGTTTCTCTACAGAAGATACAAAAAATCAA AGGAGGAGGCCGGGGTTCCTCACTACCGCTTCAGAAAGAGGGACAAGGTGATGTTCTACGGCAGGAAGATCATGAGAAAG GTTCAGACATTGTCCACAACTCCTGCGAACAATTCAAACTCAGCTTCACGGCAGAGAGTAAGGAAGAGGACCAAAGTCCTGTCCATAGCACGAAA GATTCTGCGCATCCGGAGGGAACCGCCCACCCTGCAGCCCAAAGAGCCCCCTCCCTGTCTGCTCGAAGCTGATCTCACTGAGTTCGATGTGCAGAACTCCCACTTGCCCTCGGAGGTGCTCTACATGCTGAAGAACGTCAG GGTGCTCGGCCACTTTGAGAAGCCTCTCTTCTTGGAACTCTGCCGCCACATGGTGCTGATCCAGCTGCACCAGGGGGAGGGGCTCTTCCGACCTGGTGACATTGATGACAGCATTTATGTTgttcaagatggccgcctggAGCTCTGCATCCATGAGAGT GATGGGACAGACGCGGTTGTGAAGGACGTCCTGCCAGGAGACAGTGTCCACAGTCTGCTCAGCATCCTGGACATTATCACC GGTTACCCGGCTCCTTATAAAACGGTGTCCGCCAGGGCTGCAGTTCCGTCCACCGTCCTGCGTCTTCCAGCCGTGGCCTTTCAGTCCGTCTTTGAAAAGTACCCAGAGACTTTGGTCCGCGTCATTCAG ATTATTATGGTGCGTCTCCAGAGAGTAACCTTTCTTGCCTTACACAATTACCTTGGCCTTACCACTGAGCTTTTCAACCCG GAAAGTCAGGCTATATCTCTGGTGTCTGTAGCCAATGTTCTGGGTGAGACTCATCAACACAAAGGGTTTCGTAGGCAGCCATCCCACTCTGAAGACACGGGCTCTGAAAAAGCTGATGCAG AAAAGTTCAGCGGATGGGACATGGCTACAGCTAAATATAAGAAATCTCACTCCATGCTGGACTCAG ATGATGGCCCTCCAGAGGTTACCAGAGTGTTTGATCAGACTCACTCTGCCAAAGAAGAGGTTGTGAACCAAGGCTCTGTTAAG TCTATTCTGAAGAAGAGTGTGACTGTGCAGCACTCTCCTTCTGCTGTGTATCACTATGGTGAGCCTGGAGGAGGAGCCGTCCACCACAGCAAAGTCAACGTCATCTTCCAGGCTGCTAAGAAGGATCTGCTGCAGGTCATCCAGCTGCAG GACCCCAGTCTGTTGGAAGGAAGGGTCACCCTTCGCCAGGTCAAAGCTGGGTGTGAGGTAGCCCATCAAGGAGATCAA GATGTGAGTGTGGCATTCGTCATCTCAGGGCTGCTCCATGTCTACCAGCGTATGATCGACCGTGAGGAAGAGTGCCTGCTCTTCGTCACCCACCCAGGAGAGATGGTGGGTCACCTGGCCGTCCTCACAGGGGAGCCCCTCATCTTCACCGTGCGAGCCCACCGAGACTGCACCTTCCTCTCCGTATCCAAGGCCCACTTCTACGA GATAATGCGGGAGGAGCCGAGGGTGGTGCTGAACGTAGCTCACACGGTGGTGAAGAGGATGTCATCGTTTGTCAGGCAGATCGACTTCGCCCTGGACTGGATGGCCGTAGAGGCTGGCCGCGCCGTCTACAG GCAAGGAGACAAGTCAGACAGCACCTTCATCGTTCTCAGCGGTCGGTTGCGCTCTGTCATCGCCAAGGATAACGGCAAGAAGGAGCTGGCTGGGGAGTATGGCCGCGGCGACCTGATTGGTGTG GTGGAGGCCCTGACACACCTGAATCGAGCCACCACGGTCCACGCTGTCAGGGACTCGGAGCTGGCCAAGCTGCCTGAAGGAGCGCTGAACTCCATCAAGAGGAGATATCCTCAGGTGGTCACCAGGCTGATCCACGTGCTGGGACAGAAGATCCTGGGCAACATGCAGCAGGTCAACGGGCCTCTGACCG GTCGTGGTCTGGGCCTTCACACGCCCACCAGTAAGTGGGATGCTGGGAATCCAGCCTCTAATCTGTCCACTGTGGCCATCCTGCCCGTGTCGGACGACGTTCCCCTCACCACCTTCACTCTGGAGCTCCAGCATGCTCTCAGTGGCAtcg GCCCTACCTTGCTGCTGACTAGTGACATCATCAAACAGAGACTGGGCTCTGCTGCCCTGGACAG TGTCCATGAGTACCGTCTGTCCAGCTGGCTCGGCCAGCAGGAAGACATCCACCGGATAGTCCTCTACCAGTCCGACTCCAGCCTCACACCCTGGACCCAGCGCTGCATCCGTCAGGCCGACTGCATCATCATTGTGGGGCTGGGGGAGCAGGAGCCCACTGTGGGCGAG ctggagcGGATGCTGGAGAGCAGCGCAGTGCGAGCCCAGAAGCAGCTGGTGCTGCTGCACAGGGAGGACGGCCCGCCGCCCAGCGGGACCGCCGAGTGGCTCAACATGCGCAGCTGGATCTCCAGACACCACCACCTGTCCTGTCCCCGCAGAGTGTTCTCCAAAAGGAGCTTACCCAAGCTG aGAGAGCTGTACGAGCGCgtgtttgaaaaatgtccagATCGTCACTCTGACTTCTCCCGCCTGGCCAGGATCCTGACAGGAAACAGCATCGCCTTGGTTCTGGGTGGAGGGGGCGCCAG AGGCTGCTCTCAGATCGGCGTGCTGCGGGCGCTGATCGAAGCCGGGATCCCCGTGGACGTGGTGGGCGGCACCTCCATCGGCTCCTTCATGGGAGCGTTGTACGCTGAGGAGAAGAGCAGCAGTCGGATGAGGGTCCGGGCTCGGGAGTGGGCTATG GGAATGACGTCGTACTTTAAGAAGATCTTGGACCTGACCTACCCTGTGACCTCCATGTTTTCTGGAGCCTCCTTTAACTACAGCGTTAGCTCCATCTTCAAGGACAAACAGATTGAG GACCTGTGGTTGCCGTACTTCACCATAACAACAGATATCACCGCTTCCTCCATGAGGGTCCACACTGATG GTTCACTGTGGCGTTACGTCAGAGCCAGCATGTCGCTGTCTGGTTATCTGCCACCTCTCTGTGATCCCAAAGATGGACACTTACTCATGGATGGAGGGTACATCAACAACCTTCCTG CTGACGTGGCTCGCTCCATGGGTGCCAAGGTTGTCATCGCCATTGATGTTGGAAGCCAGAACGAAACCAGCCTGACCAACTACGGCGACAGCCTGAGCGGCTGGTGGCTGCTGTGGAAACGATTGAACCCTCTGGCTGAAAAGGTCAAG GTTCTGAACATGGCCGAGATCCAAACACGCCTGGCGTACGTCTGCTGCGTGAGGCAGCTGGAGGTGGTCAAAGACAGTGACTACTGCGAATACATCCGGCCGCCCATCGATCGATACGGGACGCTGGATTTTGGCAAATTTGATGAAATTGCT GAGGTGGGATACCAGCACGGAAAGACTCTGTTTGACGTGTGGCACCGCAGCGGAGTGGTGGACAGCATGCTGCGGGACAGACACCAGGAGGAGTTCCATAAAACCAAGACTGGGCAT GTGGTCACATGTCCGAACGCCTCCTTCACCGACCTGGCAGAGATCGTGTCCAGAATTGAGCCAGTGAAGAACGCTCTGATAGACG AAGAACCATCTGATGAGTACC
- the pnpla7b gene encoding patatin-like phospholipase domain-containing protein 7 isoform X2 translates to MDSQDEEESCVYPNLGPLTSEIRAKMEQFVEERTEASLWIFVLVGAVITVSALGVVVLFLYRRYKKSKEEAGVPHYRFRKRDKVMFYGRKIMRKVQTLSTTPANNSNSASRQRVRKRTKVLSIARKILRIRREPPTLQPKEPPPCLLEADLTEFDVQNSHLPSEVLYMLKNVRVLGHFEKPLFLELCRHMVLIQLHQGEGLFRPGDIDDSIYVVQDGRLELCIHESDGTDAVVKDVLPGDSVHSLLSILDIITGYPAPYKTVSARAAVPSTVLRLPAVAFQSVFEKYPETLVRVIQIIMVRLQRVTFLALHNYLGLTTELFNPESQAISLVSVANVLGETHQHKGFRRQPSHSEDTGSEKADAEKFSGWDMATAKYKKSHSMLDSDDGPPEVTRVFDQTHSAKEEVVNQGSVKSILKKSVTVQHSPSAVYHYGEPGGGAVHHSKVNVIFQAAKKDLLQVIQLQDPSLLEGRVTLRQVKAGCEVAHQGDQDVSVAFVISGLLHVYQRMIDREEECLLFVTHPGEMVGHLAVLTGEPLIFTVRAHRDCTFLSVSKAHFYEIMREEPRVVLNVAHTVVKRMSSFVRQIDFALDWMAVEAGRAVYRQGDKSDSTFIVLSGRLRSVIAKDNGKKELAGEYGRGDLIGVVEALTHLNRATTVHAVRDSELAKLPEGALNSIKRRYPQVVTRLIHVLGQKILGNMQQVNGPLTGRGLGLHTPTSKWDAGNPASNLSTVAILPVSDDVPLTTFTLELQHALSGIGPTLLLTSDIIKQRLGSAALDSVHEYRLSSWLGQQEDIHRIVLYQSDSSLTPWTQRCIRQADCIIIVGLGEQEPTVGELERMLESSAVRAQKQLVLLHREDGPPPSGTAEWLNMRSWISRHHHLSCPRRVFSKRSLPKLRELYERVFEKCPDRHSDFSRLARILTGNSIALVLGGGGARGCSQIGVLRALIEAGIPVDVVGGTSIGSFMGALYAEEKSSSRMRVRAREWAMGMTSYFKKILDLTYPVTSMFSGASFNYSVSSIFKDKQIEDLWLPYFTITTDITASSMRVHTDGSLWRYVRASMSLSGYLPPLCDPKDGHLLMDGG, encoded by the exons ATGGACAGCCAGGATGAGGAGGAAAGCTGTGTCTACCCG AACCTGGGTCCACTCACCAGTGAGATCAGAGCCAAGATGGAGCAGTTTGTGGAGGAACGGACTGAAGCCAGTTTG tggATTTTTGTTCTGGTTGGAGCTGTGATCACTGTCTCTGCTCTGGGAGTTGTTGTGCTGTTTCTCTACAGAAGATACAAAAAATCAA AGGAGGAGGCCGGGGTTCCTCACTACCGCTTCAGAAAGAGGGACAAGGTGATGTTCTACGGCAGGAAGATCATGAGAAAG GTTCAGACATTGTCCACAACTCCTGCGAACAATTCAAACTCAGCTTCACGGCAGAGAGTAAGGAAGAGGACCAAAGTCCTGTCCATAGCACGAAA GATTCTGCGCATCCGGAGGGAACCGCCCACCCTGCAGCCCAAAGAGCCCCCTCCCTGTCTGCTCGAAGCTGATCTCACTGAGTTCGATGTGCAGAACTCCCACTTGCCCTCGGAGGTGCTCTACATGCTGAAGAACGTCAG GGTGCTCGGCCACTTTGAGAAGCCTCTCTTCTTGGAACTCTGCCGCCACATGGTGCTGATCCAGCTGCACCAGGGGGAGGGGCTCTTCCGACCTGGTGACATTGATGACAGCATTTATGTTgttcaagatggccgcctggAGCTCTGCATCCATGAGAGT GATGGGACAGACGCGGTTGTGAAGGACGTCCTGCCAGGAGACAGTGTCCACAGTCTGCTCAGCATCCTGGACATTATCACC GGTTACCCGGCTCCTTATAAAACGGTGTCCGCCAGGGCTGCAGTTCCGTCCACCGTCCTGCGTCTTCCAGCCGTGGCCTTTCAGTCCGTCTTTGAAAAGTACCCAGAGACTTTGGTCCGCGTCATTCAG ATTATTATGGTGCGTCTCCAGAGAGTAACCTTTCTTGCCTTACACAATTACCTTGGCCTTACCACTGAGCTTTTCAACCCG GAAAGTCAGGCTATATCTCTGGTGTCTGTAGCCAATGTTCTGGGTGAGACTCATCAACACAAAGGGTTTCGTAGGCAGCCATCCCACTCTGAAGACACGGGCTCTGAAAAAGCTGATGCAG AAAAGTTCAGCGGATGGGACATGGCTACAGCTAAATATAAGAAATCTCACTCCATGCTGGACTCAG ATGATGGCCCTCCAGAGGTTACCAGAGTGTTTGATCAGACTCACTCTGCCAAAGAAGAGGTTGTGAACCAAGGCTCTGTTAAG TCTATTCTGAAGAAGAGTGTGACTGTGCAGCACTCTCCTTCTGCTGTGTATCACTATGGTGAGCCTGGAGGAGGAGCCGTCCACCACAGCAAAGTCAACGTCATCTTCCAGGCTGCTAAGAAGGATCTGCTGCAGGTCATCCAGCTGCAG GACCCCAGTCTGTTGGAAGGAAGGGTCACCCTTCGCCAGGTCAAAGCTGGGTGTGAGGTAGCCCATCAAGGAGATCAA GATGTGAGTGTGGCATTCGTCATCTCAGGGCTGCTCCATGTCTACCAGCGTATGATCGACCGTGAGGAAGAGTGCCTGCTCTTCGTCACCCACCCAGGAGAGATGGTGGGTCACCTGGCCGTCCTCACAGGGGAGCCCCTCATCTTCACCGTGCGAGCCCACCGAGACTGCACCTTCCTCTCCGTATCCAAGGCCCACTTCTACGA GATAATGCGGGAGGAGCCGAGGGTGGTGCTGAACGTAGCTCACACGGTGGTGAAGAGGATGTCATCGTTTGTCAGGCAGATCGACTTCGCCCTGGACTGGATGGCCGTAGAGGCTGGCCGCGCCGTCTACAG GCAAGGAGACAAGTCAGACAGCACCTTCATCGTTCTCAGCGGTCGGTTGCGCTCTGTCATCGCCAAGGATAACGGCAAGAAGGAGCTGGCTGGGGAGTATGGCCGCGGCGACCTGATTGGTGTG GTGGAGGCCCTGACACACCTGAATCGAGCCACCACGGTCCACGCTGTCAGGGACTCGGAGCTGGCCAAGCTGCCTGAAGGAGCGCTGAACTCCATCAAGAGGAGATATCCTCAGGTGGTCACCAGGCTGATCCACGTGCTGGGACAGAAGATCCTGGGCAACATGCAGCAGGTCAACGGGCCTCTGACCG GTCGTGGTCTGGGCCTTCACACGCCCACCAGTAAGTGGGATGCTGGGAATCCAGCCTCTAATCTGTCCACTGTGGCCATCCTGCCCGTGTCGGACGACGTTCCCCTCACCACCTTCACTCTGGAGCTCCAGCATGCTCTCAGTGGCAtcg GCCCTACCTTGCTGCTGACTAGTGACATCATCAAACAGAGACTGGGCTCTGCTGCCCTGGACAG TGTCCATGAGTACCGTCTGTCCAGCTGGCTCGGCCAGCAGGAAGACATCCACCGGATAGTCCTCTACCAGTCCGACTCCAGCCTCACACCCTGGACCCAGCGCTGCATCCGTCAGGCCGACTGCATCATCATTGTGGGGCTGGGGGAGCAGGAGCCCACTGTGGGCGAG ctggagcGGATGCTGGAGAGCAGCGCAGTGCGAGCCCAGAAGCAGCTGGTGCTGCTGCACAGGGAGGACGGCCCGCCGCCCAGCGGGACCGCCGAGTGGCTCAACATGCGCAGCTGGATCTCCAGACACCACCACCTGTCCTGTCCCCGCAGAGTGTTCTCCAAAAGGAGCTTACCCAAGCTG aGAGAGCTGTACGAGCGCgtgtttgaaaaatgtccagATCGTCACTCTGACTTCTCCCGCCTGGCCAGGATCCTGACAGGAAACAGCATCGCCTTGGTTCTGGGTGGAGGGGGCGCCAG AGGCTGCTCTCAGATCGGCGTGCTGCGGGCGCTGATCGAAGCCGGGATCCCCGTGGACGTGGTGGGCGGCACCTCCATCGGCTCCTTCATGGGAGCGTTGTACGCTGAGGAGAAGAGCAGCAGTCGGATGAGGGTCCGGGCTCGGGAGTGGGCTATG GGAATGACGTCGTACTTTAAGAAGATCTTGGACCTGACCTACCCTGTGACCTCCATGTTTTCTGGAGCCTCCTTTAACTACAGCGTTAGCTCCATCTTCAAGGACAAACAGATTGAG GACCTGTGGTTGCCGTACTTCACCATAACAACAGATATCACCGCTTCCTCCATGAGGGTCCACACTGATG GTTCACTGTGGCGTTACGTCAGAGCCAGCATGTCGCTGTCTGGTTATCTGCCACCTCTCTGTGATCCCAAAGATGGACACTTACTCATGGATGGAGG CTGA
- the mrpl41 gene encoding large ribosomal subunit protein mL41, which produces MGVLSTLMRGLVRGADRMSEFTSKRGPRTLNRGRSCRPAGVKLPSRKFLSVRAMIPEFVVPHLEGFKLKPYVSYRSPAGTEPPLTAESLFEQVVAPQITRDFRKGTFNKDQLEKYGFEPTQEGKLLKLYPKNYVR; this is translated from the coding sequence ATGGGGGTTCTGTCCACACTCATGAGGGGTCTGGTTCGAGGTGCGGACAGGATGTCTGAGTTCACCAGTAAGCGCGGCCCCAGGACCCTCAACAGAGGCCGCAGCTGCCGCCCCGCAGGGGTGAAGCTCCCCAGCAGGAAGTTCCTGTCGGTTCGGGCCATGATTCCTGAGTTCGTGGTTCCTCATCTGGAGGGATTCAAGCTGAAACCCTACGTCTCGTACCGGTCACCAGCCGGTACGGAACCTCCGCTGACAGCCGAGAGTTTATTCGAACAGGTCGTAGCCCCCCAGATCACCAGAGACTTTAGGAAGGGCACATTCAACAAGGACCAGCTGGAGAAATATGGATTTGAACCCACACAGGAAGGGAAGCTGTTGAAGCTGTATCCTAAGAACTATGTGCGTTAA
- the dph7 gene encoding diphthine methyltransferase: protein MTKPHFPREFSQKLPPNQPTRWRYADQVAMAWKSRTRSLQVFDTELSADTVEWCPLSPSHDILACGTYQLQKAEGGEGAAPSRTGRLYLFQFRREGPMSPPLTELQRLDTAAILDLKWCHVPVLGRPLLGMVAATGELHLYTLLDNQHLFHSLQTMCSVEVGAERLALSLDWSTGRMDSSDIRVACSDSAGCVGVFSLAEGALMALSQWKAHDFEAWITAFSYWNTQLLYSGGDDCKLKGWDLRAAPSSPAFTSKRHSMGVCSIHSSPHLEHILATGSYDEQVLLWDGRNMRQPLGQSAVGGGVWRLKWHPSNQYLLLAACMHNDFHILHCQQALEGSKGACPVVASYILHNSLAYGADWSRLSLEDPAPHSPPATEPKESLAQSRGHLRIQYESPTASFDTSLEDDAGRYIPEASGPPPRSPAEAPAPSPGHDAPPLSCLLASCSFYDHMLHVWRWDWTPETSRQESHQQ from the exons ATGACCAAACCCCACTTTCCCCGAGAGTTTAGCCAGAAG ctGCCACCAAACCAACCAACACGGTGGCGTTATGCAGACCAGGTGGCCATGGCTTGGAAGTCAAGGACCCGCAGTCTGCAGGTATTTGACACGGAGCTGAGCGCGGACACGGTGGAGTGGTGTCCGCTGTCCCCCAGCCACGACATCCTGGCATGTGGGACTTACCAGCTGCAGAAAGCG GAAGGCGGAGAGGGCGCCGCGCCCAGCCGGACCGGCCGCCTCTACCTTTTTCAGTTTCGCCGTGAGGGTCCGATGAGCCCTCCTCTCACTGAGCTGCAGCGCCTGGACACAGCAGCCATTTTAGATCTGAAATG GTGTCACGTCCCTGTGTTGGGCAGGCCGCTGCTGGGCATGGTTGCTGCTACAGGAGAGCTGCATCTCTACACTCTGCTGGATAATCAG CATCTGTTTCACAGTCTGCAGACTATGTGCAGCGTGGAAGTTGGAGCAGAGCGGCTGGCTTTGTCTTTGGACTGGTCCACTGGTAGAATGGACAG CAGTGACATCCGGGTGGCGTGCAGTGATTCTGCGGGCTGCGTCGGTGTGTTCTCCCTGGCTGAAGGAGCTCTGATGGCTCTGTCCCAATGGAAAGCTCATGACTTTGAGGCCTGGATCACAGCCTTCTCTTACTGGAACACACAGCTGCTTTATTCTG GGGGGGACGACTGCAAACTGAAAGGCTGGGATCTCAGAGCTGCTCCTTCAAGTCCTGCTTTCACCAGTAAAAG GCACTCGATGGGTGTGTGCAGTATTCACAGCAGCCCTCATCTGGAGCACATCCTGGCCACAGGCAG CTATGATGAGCAGGTCTTGCTGTGGGACGGCAGGAACATGCGGCAGCCCCTCGGGCAGAGCGCTGTGGGAGGCGGGGTGTGGAGGCTGAAGTGGCATCCCAGCAATCAGTACCTGCTGTTGGCTGCCTGCATGCATAATGACTTCCACATCCTCCACTGCCAGCAGGCCTTAG AGGGCAGCAAAGGAGCCTGTCCCGTCGTTGCTTCCTACATCCTCCACAACTCTCTGGCCTATGGAGCCGACTGGTCCAGGCTGTCCCTGGAGGACCCCGCGCCGCACTCCCCTCCTGCCACAGAACCAAAGGAAAGCCTCGCTCAGAGCAGAGGACACTTGCGCATTCAGTATGAGTCTCCAACTGCCAGCTTCGACACGTCCCTGGAGGACGACGCAGGTCGGTACATTCCAGAGGCGAGTGGACCGCCCCCCCGCAGTCCTGCTGAGGCACCGGCCCCCAGCCCAGGTCATgacgctccaccactgtcctGTCTGCTAGCTAGCTGCTCATTCTACGACCACATGCTGCATGTGTGGCGCTGGGACTGGACTCCAGAAACGTCCCGACAGGAGTCCCACCAACAGTGA